A single region of the Acetivibrio cellulolyticus CD2 genome encodes:
- the rpmA gene encoding 50S ribosomal protein L27, which produces MIRVDLQLFAHKKGMGSSRNGRDSESKRLGVKKGDGQPVLAGNIIVRQRGTKIHPGVNVGIGSDDTLFALTEGKVKFSRLGKDRKQVSVVTA; this is translated from the coding sequence ATGATAAGAGTTGATTTGCAACTTTTTGCGCATAAAAAAGGTATGGGAAGCTCCAGAAACGGCCGTGATAGTGAATCTAAAAGGCTTGGAGTTAAAAAAGGTGATGGACAACCGGTTTTAGCTGGTAACATCATTGTAAGACAAAGAGGAACAAAGATCCATCCAGGTGTTAATGTAGGAATAGGCAGTGATGATACACTGTTTGCATTAACTGAAGGTAAGGTTAAGTTCTCAAGATTGGGTAAGGACAGAAAGCAGGTAAGTGTTGTTACAGCATAA
- a CDS encoding Rne/Rng family ribonuclease, with the protein MVSEIIVDVGLNEKRVALLEDKELVEVFIERNDSERLAGNIYRGKVSSVLPGMQAAFIDIGYEKNAFLYVGDAVSQKEFSEDEEEMYNDMKSYNIEELLRPGQEITVQVTKEPIGTKGPRVTTHITLPGRQLVLLPNADYIGISRRIEDEEERVKLKKIAEKVKPKNMGLIVRTVSEGKREEDFKNDINFLVKLWEKIKKSEQSGPVPRCIHRDLNIVYRAVRDMFTWNIDKFIINDRQEYNKVLELVEMSSPALKLRVECFNKNIDLYEHFQIDSMIAKALSKKVWLKCGGYLIIERTEALTVVDVNTGKYVGNNNLEETVLRTNIDAAKEIAKQLRLRDIGGIIIIDFIDMHEPEHQKQIIETLRQALKKDRTKTTVVGMTGLGLIEMTRKKVRTSLYCIM; encoded by the coding sequence ATGGTTAGTGAGATAATTGTAGATGTGGGTCTTAACGAGAAAAGAGTGGCACTTTTAGAAGACAAAGAGCTTGTTGAAGTATTTATCGAAAGAAATGATTCTGAAAGGCTAGCGGGGAATATATACAGGGGTAAAGTAAGTAGTGTCCTACCGGGGATGCAGGCTGCTTTTATCGATATCGGGTATGAAAAGAATGCTTTTTTGTACGTTGGAGATGCTGTGTCACAAAAGGAATTCTCCGAAGACGAAGAAGAAATGTACAACGATATGAAAAGCTATAACATTGAAGAGTTATTAAGACCTGGCCAGGAAATAACGGTGCAGGTGACTAAAGAACCTATTGGCACGAAAGGTCCCAGGGTGACTACTCATATTACTCTTCCAGGAAGACAGCTTGTACTCCTTCCTAATGCTGACTATATAGGCATTTCAAGAAGAATAGAAGACGAAGAGGAAAGGGTAAAGCTTAAAAAGATTGCGGAAAAGGTAAAACCTAAAAATATGGGTTTGATCGTCCGAACCGTTTCTGAGGGAAAAAGGGAAGAAGACTTTAAAAATGATATAAACTTTTTGGTTAAGCTATGGGAGAAGATAAAGAAAAGTGAGCAAAGTGGTCCTGTGCCCAGATGTATTCACAGGGATTTGAATATTGTTTACAGAGCTGTGCGTGATATGTTTACCTGGAATATTGACAAGTTTATTATTAATGACAGGCAGGAATATAATAAGGTTCTTGAACTCGTCGAAATGTCATCGCCGGCACTGAAACTTAGAGTGGAATGCTTTAATAAAAATATTGATTTATATGAACACTTCCAGATAGATTCGATGATAGCAAAGGCACTTTCTAAAAAGGTATGGCTAAAGTGCGGAGGGTATCTTATTATCGAGCGGACTGAAGCACTTACTGTTGTAGATGTAAATACAGGAAAGTATGTAGGAAACAATAACCTTGAAGAAACAGTCTTAAGAACAAACATTGATGCTGCCAAAGAAATTGCAAAGCAGCTAAGGCTTAGGGATATTGGCGGCATAATAATAATTGACTTTATTGATATGCACGAGCCCGAGCACCAGAAGCAAATTATTGAGACGCTCCGTCAAGCACTTAAAAAGGATCGCACAAAGACTACAGTTGTTGGAATGACAGGTCTTGGGCTCATAGAGATGACTAGAAAGAAGGTAAGGACTAGCCTCTACTGTATTATGTGA
- a CDS encoding ribosomal-processing cysteine protease Prp: MININIVRDESGFIWQYIVEGHAEFADPGKDIICSAVSAIAYNGINALDELVGIKNYGIESGYMICSVPTDIPEDLKEKVRIILETIVVGFKQLQLSYEDYVSVLDEEV, encoded by the coding sequence ATGATTAATATCAATATAGTAAGAGATGAAAGTGGATTTATATGGCAGTATATAGTGGAAGGACATGCTGAATTTGCCGATCCAGGGAAGGATATAATATGTTCTGCTGTATCGGCTATAGCGTATAATGGTATAAATGCACTTGATGAATTGGTTGGAATAAAGAATTATGGTATTGAGAGTGGATACATGATTTGTTCAGTTCCAACTGATATTCCTGAGGATCTCAAGGAAAAAGTCAGGATAATACTTGAAACCATAGTTGTAGGTTTCAAACAATTACAATTATCCTATGAAGATTATGTGTCGGTGTTAGATGAGGAGGTGTAA
- the rplU gene encoding 50S ribosomal protein L21, with the protein MYAIIETGGKQYKVQEGEVVFIEKLTQEEGSSVTFDKVVAVSNGDKVDFGAPYISKVTVQAKVLNHGKDKKVIIFKYKPKKGYRRKNGHRQPYTKVQIEKINA; encoded by the coding sequence ATGTACGCAATTATCGAGACAGGTGGAAAACAGTACAAGGTTCAAGAGGGTGAAGTAGTTTTCATTGAGAAATTGACTCAGGAAGAAGGTTCTTCAGTTACTTTTGACAAGGTTGTAGCAGTTTCAAATGGAGATAAGGTGGATTTTGGAGCTCCTTATATTTCAAAGGTAACTGTTCAGGCTAAAGTGCTGAACCATGGTAAAGATAAGAAGGTCATTATTTTCAAGTATAAGCCTAAAAAAGGCTATAGAAGAAAGAATGGTCACAGACAACCTTATACAAAAGTACAAATTGAAAAGATTAATGCATAA
- a CDS encoding TIGR03960 family B12-binding radical SAM protein, translated as MSIKISDKILQNVEKPSRYIGNEWNSVHKSLSEIEARFAFCFPDVYEVGMSHLGMKILYHLLNKRKDTYCERVFAPWVDMEEKMRENNIALFSLESHDPIKVFDIVGFTLQYEMSYTNIINMLDLAQIPVLSSDRTNKHPFVCAGGPCAYNPEPLADFIDFFMMGEGEEIINEVMDVYVDWKRQNLPRERFLESISQIEGIYIPSFYEVKYNDDKTIFSIKPINEKYPEKIRKRIIKDLDKAYFPDKIVVPYTGIVHDRIMLELFRGCTRGCRFCQAGYIYRPVRERSHQRLLEHAGNLVNNTGYEEISLTSLSTSDYSSLKDLTEGLIGEMEQRKVNLSLPSLRIDSFSLDLMEKAQKVRKSGLTFAPEAGSQRLRDVINKGVTEQDLVNSVKTAFNGGWSGVKLYFMLGLPTETFEDINGIADLGYKVVDAYMGTSKENRGKGLSIALSTSSFVPKPFTPFQWEPQDDIETLREKQKFLQGKIKSKYIKYSWHDPELSLLEAVFARGDRRVGKVLMEAFNKGCKFDSWGEHFKFAKWMEAFNECGIEPHFYANRKREFDEVLPWDHIDIGVSKDHLVRENKKAYNEELTPNCRVDCSGCGATVFGGGICFD; from the coding sequence TTGAGTATAAAGATAAGCGATAAAATTTTGCAAAATGTAGAAAAACCTTCAAGATATATTGGAAACGAGTGGAATAGTGTTCATAAGAGTCTATCGGAGATTGAGGCGAGATTCGCTTTTTGTTTTCCTGATGTTTATGAAGTAGGCATGTCTCATCTTGGTATGAAGATTTTATATCATCTTCTTAATAAGCGCAAGGACACTTATTGCGAGAGGGTATTTGCTCCATGGGTAGACATGGAAGAGAAGATGAGAGAGAATAATATAGCTCTCTTTTCCCTTGAGTCTCATGATCCAATAAAGGTTTTTGATATTGTCGGTTTTACATTACAGTATGAAATGAGCTATACAAATATCATAAATATGTTGGATTTGGCGCAGATTCCTGTTTTGAGCAGTGATAGGACAAATAAACATCCATTTGTATGTGCTGGAGGACCATGTGCTTATAACCCTGAACCATTGGCAGATTTTATAGACTTTTTCATGATGGGTGAGGGAGAAGAGATAATTAATGAGGTTATGGATGTCTATGTTGATTGGAAACGGCAGAATTTACCAAGAGAGAGGTTCTTGGAATCCATATCTCAAATAGAAGGTATTTATATTCCTTCTTTTTATGAAGTAAAGTATAATGATGATAAAACTATTTTTAGCATCAAACCTATAAATGAGAAGTATCCTGAAAAAATCAGGAAGAGGATTATAAAAGATCTTGATAAGGCTTATTTTCCAGATAAAATAGTTGTCCCATATACTGGCATTGTACATGACAGAATTATGCTTGAATTGTTCAGGGGATGTACCAGAGGATGCAGGTTTTGTCAGGCAGGATATATATACAGGCCTGTAAGAGAAAGGTCTCATCAAAGACTTTTGGAGCATGCCGGAAATTTGGTGAATAACACTGGTTATGAAGAGATTTCTCTTACTTCTTTAAGTACTAGTGACTACAGCTCGCTCAAAGATCTTACTGAGGGTCTTATTGGTGAAATGGAGCAGAGAAAGGTAAACCTTTCATTGCCCTCTTTGAGGATTGATTCTTTTTCTTTGGATCTTATGGAAAAAGCTCAGAAAGTTAGAAAGAGTGGTTTGACGTTTGCTCCTGAAGCTGGAAGCCAGAGACTACGGGATGTAATTAATAAAGGTGTTACAGAACAGGATTTGGTAAACTCGGTAAAAACAGCTTTTAATGGCGGTTGGAGTGGAGTAAAGCTTTACTTTATGCTTGGACTCCCTACTGAGACTTTTGAAGATATTAATGGTATTGCAGATCTTGGATATAAAGTAGTGGATGCTTATATGGGAACCTCGAAGGAAAACAGGGGTAAAGGGCTCAGCATTGCTCTTAGTACATCCTCTTTTGTACCAAAACCTTTTACACCTTTTCAATGGGAGCCTCAGGACGATATTGAAACGCTAAGGGAAAAGCAGAAATTTTTACAGGGTAAAATTAAAAGCAAGTATATAAAATACAGTTGGCATGATCCTGAATTGAGCCTGCTTGAAGCAGTTTTTGCAAGGGGCGACAGGAGAGTAGGCAAAGTCCTTATGGAAGCTTTCAATAAGGGTTGTAAATTTGACAGTTGGGGTGAACATTTTAAGTTTGCCAAATGGATGGAAGCGTTTAATGAATGTGGTATTGAGCCTCATTTCTACGCTAACAGGAAGAGGGAATTTGACGAAGTATTGCCATGGGATCACATTGATATAGGTGTTTCCAAGGATCATTTGGTTAGAGAAAACAAAAAAGCATATAATGAAGAACTTACTCCAAACTGCAGGGTGGACTGCTCTGGATGTGGAGCAACAGTTTTTGGTGGAGGTATTTGTTTTGATTAA
- the ruvX gene encoding Holliday junction resolvase RuvX, whose translation MRIIGIDYGDSRIGIAVSDPLGWTAQGIETISWKNDIEEPIKRIVELVNLYEAKKLIVGFPKNMNGTIGPRGEKTNDFIELITARIEGIQIIKWDERLSTVSANRTMHELGVKKSKKKHVVDQIAAVYILQGYLDSTALK comes from the coding sequence ATGAGAATAATCGGGATAGACTATGGAGACAGTCGGATAGGAATAGCTGTTAGTGACCCGCTTGGTTGGACAGCACAGGGTATTGAAACAATTAGCTGGAAGAATGATATTGAAGAGCCGATTAAAAGAATTGTAGAGTTAGTAAATCTTTATGAAGCAAAAAAATTGATTGTAGGCTTTCCGAAGAACATGAATGGAACCATTGGACCTAGAGGAGAGAAAACGAACGATTTTATTGAACTTATAACTGCAAGAATTGAAGGTATTCAAATAATCAAGTGGGATGAGCGGCTTAGTACTGTTTCTGCGAATAGGACAATGCACGAACTGGGGGTCAAAAAGTCAAAAAAGAAGCATGTGGTTGACCAGATCGCTGCAGTTTATATTTTACAAGGGTATCTAGATAGCACTGCACTTAAATAA
- a CDS encoding aldo/keto reductase, producing the protein MKYEILGNTGIEVSRLCFGGLIIGPLQANLPLDEGTNVILSALDQGVNFIDTAELYGTYGYIREAIKKAKSKPVIATKSYAYSAEGARDSLEKARRELDIDVIDIFMLHEQESRMTLRGHREALEYYFSMKEKGIIRAVGVSTHNVEVVEACADMPGIEVIHPIINKSGIGIGDGTIVEMLSAVKRAYDNGKGIYGMKPLGGGNLLNSYSECMDFVLNIPYIHSVAVGMQSVEEVIMNVCVFNNEPIPESIRSIAAGRKKHLHIDYWCEGCGKCTEMCGQNALYIQDNKAKVADEKCLLCGYCASVCPCFAIKVC; encoded by the coding sequence TTGAAATATGAAATTCTTGGTAATACAGGTATTGAAGTATCCAGGTTGTGCTTTGGAGGGTTGATTATCGGACCTCTTCAAGCAAATCTACCTTTGGATGAGGGAACTAATGTAATATTATCTGCGCTAGATCAGGGTGTAAATTTCATAGATACTGCAGAGCTTTATGGCACATATGGTTATATTAGGGAAGCAATAAAGAAAGCTAAATCCAAACCTGTCATAGCTACAAAATCTTATGCTTATTCCGCTGAAGGCGCCAGAGATAGTCTGGAAAAAGCCAGAAGGGAATTGGATATTGATGTTATAGACATTTTTATGCTTCATGAGCAGGAAAGCAGAATGACTCTTAGAGGACACCGTGAAGCATTGGAATACTATTTTTCCATGAAAGAAAAAGGAATTATAAGGGCTGTTGGAGTGTCGACACATAATGTGGAAGTTGTCGAGGCTTGTGCAGATATGCCTGGAATAGAAGTTATCCACCCTATTATTAATAAAAGTGGAATTGGAATAGGTGATGGGACAATAGTAGAGATGTTGTCTGCGGTTAAAAGAGCTTATGATAATGGTAAAGGTATATACGGAATGAAACCGCTTGGTGGAGGAAATCTATTGAATTCTTACAGTGAGTGTATGGATTTTGTCTTAAATATTCCATATATACACTCGGTAGCTGTTGGAATGCAATCTGTTGAAGAGGTTATAATGAATGTGTGCGTATTTAACAATGAACCAATTCCTGAGAGTATAAGATCTATAGCTGCTGGTAGAAAGAAACACCTACATATAGATTACTGGTGTGAAGGCTGTGGAAAATGTACCGAAATGTGTGGCCAAAATGCTCTCTATATACAGGATAATAAAGCAAAGGTTGCAGATGAAAAATGCCTTTTGTGCGGATATTGTGCAAGTGTATGTCCTTGCTTTGCTATAAAGGTTTGTTGA
- a CDS encoding TIGR03936 family radical SAM-associated protein → MINIRARFIRGEEVKYISHLDMMKMFERALRRSRIPIYYSQGFNPHPQIVFGLPLSVGVTSDAEYVDFELSDDMEPKQFVEALNKQMPEGLKLTEAKVRTTKSNIMASISKATYEVLVTIAQNPEIEEVRENILTFLENKEIFIKKESKGKVRNVDIRPMIHKFSAQNIGNKEISTEATKDVQDSTNIALLEYIDKLNGFNDLLINKEVNVYYGFSLLLSAGSMANLKPEFVLQSFGEAAGLDLNVLKVHRSGLFIDKGDKILNPLDNALLAI, encoded by the coding sequence TTGATTAATATCAGGGCAAGGTTTATAAGGGGAGAAGAAGTAAAATATATTTCTCATCTGGATATGATGAAGATGTTTGAGAGAGCCTTAAGGCGTTCTCGTATACCTATTTACTATTCACAGGGATTTAACCCCCACCCTCAAATTGTATTCGGACTTCCTTTGTCTGTAGGAGTGACAAGTGATGCAGAATATGTGGATTTTGAGCTTAGTGATGATATGGAGCCCAAACAGTTTGTTGAGGCTTTAAATAAACAAATGCCGGAAGGGCTAAAACTTACTGAGGCTAAAGTAAGGACTACAAAGTCCAATATAATGGCGTCTATTTCAAAAGCAACATACGAAGTGTTGGTTACAATAGCACAGAATCCAGAAATAGAGGAAGTTCGGGAGAATATCCTTACTTTTTTGGAAAACAAAGAGATATTTATTAAGAAGGAAAGTAAGGGTAAAGTAAGAAATGTTGATATAAGACCTATGATTCATAAATTCAGTGCACAGAATATTGGAAATAAGGAGATTTCAACAGAAGCGACAAAGGATGTTCAGGATTCTACGAATATTGCTCTTTTAGAGTATATAGATAAACTTAATGGTTTTAATGATTTACTGATAAATAAAGAAGTAAATGTGTATTATGGTTTTTCTTTACTTCTAAGTGCAGGAAGTATGGCAAATCTAAAGCCGGAATTTGTTTTACAGTCATTTGGTGAAGCAGCGGGTTTGGATTTGAATGTTTTAAAGGTACATCGATCAGGTCTTTTTATTGATAAAGGGGATAAAATACTAAACCCTCTTGATAACGCATTATTAGCTATATGA
- a CDS encoding DUF3048 domain-containing protein, which yields MIKKSIQKGNAVLVMILILSQVLLLGGCGKDKTTNARIDNTGIVATPINSTPPEDNINSDQIGEDTSASKKGLTDANFTLPVEGMRPYAVMIDNEGTRPLPQGGIYLAQIVYEIIVEGGTTRLMPVFWGKDPTMIGPVRSSRHYFLDYVMEHDAIYVHFGYSPMALQDIKKFKINNINGVANGGEVFWDLTKDRKNWQDSYTSMEKVKSYVGRVKYRTETDKGLVFKFSDKDSDFAGGSKAVNINIRYTSSYTCAYKYDEVKKLYLRYRQADPHMERITGEQLTAKNIIIQKVSNHLIKGDNAGRQEVNTVGSGDGYYISNGKYIDIKWSKKSRTEQTKYTDSNENSIILNPGQTWVQITPANGKVTIE from the coding sequence ATGATAAAAAAATCAATTCAAAAGGGTAATGCAGTGTTAGTGATGATATTAATTTTATCTCAGGTATTGTTGTTAGGGGGATGTGGTAAAGATAAAACAACAAATGCACGCATTGATAATACGGGAATTGTGGCAACACCCATAAATTCTACTCCTCCTGAGGATAATATTAATTCGGACCAGATAGGTGAAGATACAAGTGCTTCTAAAAAGGGTTTGACGGATGCAAACTTCACTCTTCCTGTGGAAGGTATGAGGCCTTATGCGGTTATGATTGATAATGAAGGGACAAGACCTTTGCCTCAAGGTGGAATTTATCTTGCTCAGATTGTATATGAGATAATAGTTGAAGGTGGTACAACAAGGTTAATGCCCGTTTTTTGGGGCAAGGATCCTACTATGATAGGTCCGGTTAGAAGTTCAAGGCACTATTTTCTGGATTATGTAATGGAGCATGATGCAATATATGTTCATTTTGGATACAGCCCTATGGCGCTACAGGATATAAAGAAGTTCAAAATTAATAATATAAACGGTGTAGCCAATGGCGGAGAAGTATTTTGGGATTTAACCAAGGATAGGAAGAACTGGCAGGATTCTTATACTTCAATGGAAAAAGTAAAAAGCTATGTAGGAAGAGTTAAATATAGAACTGAGACCGATAAAGGGCTTGTTTTCAAATTTTCTGACAAGGATTCCGACTTTGCAGGTGGCAGCAAGGCTGTAAATATCAATATCAGGTATACGTCAAGCTATACATGCGCTTATAAATATGATGAGGTCAAAAAGCTGTATTTGAGATATAGACAAGCAGATCCACATATGGAGAGGATAACAGGTGAGCAGCTTACTGCTAAGAATATTATAATACAAAAAGTGTCAAATCACCTGATTAAAGGAGATAACGCGGGACGGCAGGAGGTAAATACTGTCGGAAGCGGTGACGGGTACTATATTTCAAATGGTAAATACATAGATATTAAGTGGTCTAAGAAATCCAGAACTGAGCAGACAAAATACACTGATAGCAATGAAAATAGTATAATTCTTAATCCGGGTCAGACATGGGTCCAGATTACGCCTGCAAATGGTAAGGTTACTATTGAGTAG
- a CDS encoding DUF1292 domain-containing protein, whose product MSEERDDIVILVDENGEEVEFEHLDTIELNGNEYVVLLPVDMSEEEKAIDEVVILKIEHGEEEDSFVSVDDDDELDAVFEEFRVRMEDEFDFEEQ is encoded by the coding sequence ATGTCTGAAGAAAGAGATGATATAGTTATTTTGGTAGATGAGAATGGTGAAGAGGTTGAATTTGAACACCTTGATACTATTGAACTTAATGGGAATGAATATGTAGTCCTTCTTCCTGTTGATATGAGCGAAGAAGAAAAGGCTATTGATGAAGTAGTAATACTTAAGATTGAACATGGGGAAGAGGAAGACAGTTTTGTAAGTGTTGATGACGATGATGAACTTGACGCGGTGTTCGAAGAGTTTAGAGTCAGAATGGAAGATGAGTTTGATTTCGAAGAACAATAA